A window from Microbacterium ginsengiterrae encodes these proteins:
- a CDS encoding NAD(P)/FAD-dependent oxidoreductase yields MSSPARVVIVGASIGGLTAAETLRQEGFDGEIVLVGDEPHLPYTRPPLSKQILLGDWTPAHATILTAGQLDDLHIEIRTGCSAVGLDTEARVLQTSAGSMPYDELIIATGTMPRSHPLIPSASLRTMDDAIRVRDRMEAARRVAVVGSGILGSEVASAARARDAEALLIGRSGILSFGGAGTLLDAQLRSLHVANGVELALRTRILAARSTESGTTELVFEDGNAQTFDLVVTMIGSIPCTDWLASSSLDVTDGIGCDPHGSAADGVWAVGDVAAWFDPVRGRRVRIEHQSNAIEQAIGVATRIVHGTDSPQPVPLFWSEIHGARIQAYGRFAPERPLEDISDGDGTGPVYASRDAAGEVRGVIGWNTPPRAFRDARAAVVTAAPDLITHPTTTPSPAVVPPPALVPNP; encoded by the coding sequence ATGAGCAGCCCCGCACGAGTCGTCATCGTCGGGGCCTCCATCGGCGGGCTGACGGCTGCGGAGACGCTGCGCCAGGAGGGCTTCGACGGCGAGATCGTGCTCGTCGGCGATGAGCCACACCTCCCCTACACACGCCCGCCGCTGTCGAAGCAGATCCTTCTCGGCGACTGGACTCCGGCGCACGCGACGATCCTCACAGCCGGCCAGCTCGACGATCTGCACATCGAGATTCGCACGGGATGCAGCGCCGTCGGCCTCGACACGGAAGCGCGCGTCCTGCAGACGTCGGCGGGGTCGATGCCCTACGACGAGCTGATCATCGCCACCGGCACCATGCCGCGTTCGCACCCGCTCATCCCTTCGGCGTCGTTGCGCACGATGGACGACGCGATCCGCGTGCGCGACCGGATGGAGGCCGCACGCCGCGTGGCCGTCGTCGGATCCGGCATCCTCGGATCAGAGGTCGCCTCCGCGGCACGCGCGCGCGACGCGGAGGCGCTGCTCATCGGCCGTTCCGGCATCCTCAGCTTCGGCGGCGCCGGCACGCTCCTGGATGCACAGCTCCGCAGCCTGCACGTCGCGAACGGCGTCGAGCTCGCGCTTCGCACGCGCATCCTCGCCGCACGCTCCACGGAGTCCGGCACCACGGAGCTCGTCTTCGAGGACGGCAACGCGCAGACCTTCGACCTCGTCGTGACGATGATCGGCAGCATCCCCTGTACCGACTGGTTGGCATCGTCGTCGCTCGACGTGACCGATGGAATCGGCTGCGACCCCCACGGGTCCGCGGCCGACGGCGTCTGGGCGGTCGGCGACGTCGCCGCATGGTTCGATCCGGTGCGTGGGCGCCGGGTGCGCATCGAGCACCAGAGCAACGCGATCGAGCAGGCGATCGGAGTCGCCACCCGGATCGTGCACGGCACCGACTCTCCTCAACCGGTTCCGCTCTTCTGGTCGGAGATCCACGGCGCGCGCATCCAGGCATATGGCCGCTTCGCGCCGGAACGACCGCTCGAGGACATCTCCGACGGCGACGGGACAGGGCCCGTCTACGCCAGCAGGGACGCGGCAGGAGAAGTGCGCGGAGTCATCGGCTGGAACACCCCGCCCCGCGCCTTCCGCGATGCACGCGCCGCAGTCGTCACGGCCGCCCCCGACCTCATCACGCACCCCACCACCACCCCGTCCCCCGCTGTCGTCCCGCCCCCCGCTCTCGTTCCGAACCCGTGA
- a CDS encoding helix-turn-helix domain-containing protein gives MTLLPSDDDPMVVGANWYRFTSGEQIINPHVMSVSFIWIVSGGGEIRAGGQTFAVDAQHVIRLPWHHHVEYRANRRGPFHIGTLHVVPRYDRTGEVVPRVAHLPGDPLLDDTARHGDPTAFRPGLSTMRNAAARRITDYGTIAIERLGEGAFDEEYFRALGRLIMFENAAWADTHAQQTTLPGSLELMMTFIRHHIAEPLTVARVAEAARCSETTAQRLFTRHTGESMQAWIRHTRLREAGSLLRTTGMRVSEVAHLVGYPDPLYFSRAFRRAYGVAPTQFVRETMRP, from the coding sequence GTGACGCTGCTGCCCTCCGACGACGACCCGATGGTCGTCGGAGCCAACTGGTACCGCTTCACCTCGGGCGAGCAGATCATCAACCCGCACGTGATGAGCGTCTCGTTCATCTGGATCGTCAGCGGCGGCGGAGAGATCCGCGCCGGCGGGCAGACGTTCGCCGTCGACGCGCAGCACGTGATCCGCCTTCCCTGGCACCATCACGTCGAGTATCGCGCCAACCGTCGAGGGCCGTTCCACATCGGCACGCTGCACGTCGTCCCGCGGTACGACCGAACAGGTGAGGTCGTGCCCCGCGTGGCGCACCTCCCCGGTGATCCACTGCTCGACGACACGGCTCGGCACGGCGACCCCACCGCGTTCCGCCCCGGCCTGTCGACGATGCGCAACGCCGCCGCACGGCGAATCACCGACTACGGCACGATCGCGATCGAACGTCTCGGCGAGGGCGCATTCGACGAGGAGTACTTCCGGGCGCTCGGACGCCTCATCATGTTCGAGAACGCCGCGTGGGCCGACACGCATGCCCAGCAGACCACCCTGCCCGGATCGCTCGAGCTCATGATGACTTTCATCCGACACCACATCGCCGAGCCGCTCACCGTCGCGCGCGTCGCGGAGGCCGCGCGGTGCAGCGAGACCACGGCACAGCGTCTGTTCACCCGGCACACCGGCGAGTCCATGCAGGCCTGGATCCGGCACACGCGTCTCCGTGAGGCGGGGAGCCTCCTGCGCACGACCGGCATGCGCGTCAGCGAGGTGGCGCATCTGGTCGGTTACCCCGATCCGCTCTACTTCTCGCGGGCCTTCCGGAGAGCGTACGGAGTCGCTCCGACGCAGTTCGTCCGCGAGACCATGCGTCCCTGA
- a CDS encoding aldo/keto reductase encodes MTVHRRPFGRTGWDISEVSYGAWQLGGQWGHVDDDASVRSLLTAYESGINFVDTAQMYGSGHSEEVIGRSLREWRGERIYVASKVQPPKWPHPSVDDPDIAAAYRPEYLRDQAEQSLRRLGVERIDLYQLHCWMPSGMRDLGWLETLHELRDEGKIDRIGVSLRDYRADEGVALAESGLVDSIQVIHNIFEQRPEEALYPAAAASGTAIIVRVALDSGSLSGAWTPDTYDQWEDDSVVKTMFRGERFTETLARVEAIKAVTAPHYAGLDEAAIRFVLDRPEVSTAIVGMSSDRRIARNLSFADGRGLVSGLREQLAPFNWERNFYV; translated from the coding sequence ATGACCGTTCATCGTCGACCCTTCGGCCGCACCGGATGGGACATCAGCGAGGTGTCCTACGGCGCCTGGCAACTCGGCGGACAGTGGGGGCATGTCGACGACGATGCCTCGGTCCGCTCGCTGCTGACCGCGTACGAGTCCGGCATCAACTTCGTCGACACCGCCCAGATGTACGGGTCCGGGCACAGCGAGGAAGTCATCGGCCGGTCGCTGCGGGAGTGGCGCGGCGAGCGCATCTACGTCGCCTCCAAGGTGCAGCCGCCGAAATGGCCGCACCCCTCGGTCGACGATCCGGACATCGCCGCAGCGTACCGTCCCGAGTATCTGCGCGACCAGGCCGAACAGTCCCTGCGCAGGCTCGGCGTCGAGCGCATCGACCTGTACCAGTTGCACTGCTGGATGCCGAGCGGGATGCGCGACCTCGGATGGCTCGAGACCCTCCACGAGTTGCGCGACGAAGGCAAGATCGACCGCATCGGCGTCTCCCTTCGCGATTACCGTGCCGACGAGGGCGTCGCACTCGCGGAGTCCGGCCTCGTCGACTCGATCCAGGTCATCCACAACATCTTCGAACAGCGACCGGAGGAGGCCCTCTACCCCGCGGCGGCAGCGTCCGGGACCGCGATCATCGTCAGGGTGGCGCTGGACTCGGGCTCCCTCAGCGGCGCGTGGACGCCGGACACGTACGACCAGTGGGAGGACGATTCCGTGGTGAAGACGATGTTCCGGGGTGAGCGCTTCACCGAGACGCTCGCACGGGTCGAGGCCATCAAAGCCGTCACCGCACCGCACTACGCCGGTCTCGACGAAGCCGCCATCCGCTTCGTGCTCGATCGACCGGAGGTGTCCACCGCGATCGTCGGCATGAGCTCAGACCGCCGGATCGCGCGCAACCTCTCCTTCGCCGACGGACGCGGCCTGGTCAGCGGCCTTCGCGAGCAGCTCGCACCGTTCAACTGGGAAAGGAACTTCTACGTATGA
- a CDS encoding 1-aminocyclopropane-1-carboxylate deaminase, which translates to MSVTDFPRYPLTFGPSPVHPLTRLSHHLGGASIWAKREDCNSGIAFGGNKTRKLEYIVPDALAQGADTLVSIGGYQSNHTRQVAAVAAHLGLKAVLVQEKWVDWPDAVNDRVGNILLSRITGAEVRLDPAGFGIGFKDSWKRALDDVAERGGKPYAIPAGASDHPLGGLGFANWAHEVAQQEQELGVFFDTIVVCSVTGSTHAGMIAGFAALEDAGGRPRRVIGIDASAKIDETRDQVERIARATSGLIGVERELRADEITVLEGWAGDLYGIPVESTIDAIRLTGQLEGMIIDPVYEGKSMAGLIDLVRTGDIPRDSNVLYAHLGGQPALNAYSALFTNSEPLPV; encoded by the coding sequence ATGTCGGTCACAGACTTTCCTCGCTACCCGCTCACCTTCGGCCCCAGCCCGGTCCACCCCCTGACCAGGCTGAGTCATCACCTCGGCGGCGCCTCCATCTGGGCGAAGCGCGAGGACTGCAACTCCGGTATCGCATTCGGCGGCAACAAGACCCGCAAGCTGGAGTACATCGTCCCCGATGCGCTCGCACAGGGCGCCGACACCCTGGTCTCCATCGGCGGATACCAGTCGAACCACACCCGCCAGGTGGCGGCCGTGGCCGCACACCTGGGTCTGAAGGCCGTCCTCGTGCAGGAGAAGTGGGTGGACTGGCCGGATGCCGTCAACGATCGGGTCGGGAACATCCTGCTCAGCCGGATCACGGGAGCGGAGGTGCGCCTCGATCCCGCCGGCTTCGGCATCGGCTTCAAGGACTCCTGGAAGCGAGCGCTCGACGACGTCGCCGAACGCGGCGGTAAGCCCTACGCGATCCCAGCCGGCGCCTCCGACCACCCGCTCGGCGGCCTCGGATTCGCCAACTGGGCCCACGAGGTCGCCCAACAGGAACAGGAGCTCGGCGTGTTCTTCGACACGATCGTCGTGTGCTCGGTGACGGGCTCAACGCACGCCGGAATGATCGCCGGGTTCGCGGCCCTCGAGGACGCAGGCGGTCGACCGCGGCGCGTGATCGGCATCGATGCCAGCGCGAAGATCGACGAGACGCGGGATCAGGTCGAGCGGATCGCGCGTGCGACCTCGGGACTCATCGGTGTCGAACGAGAGCTGCGCGCCGACGAGATCACCGTGCTCGAGGGCTGGGCAGGAGACCTGTACGGCATCCCCGTGGAGTCGACGATCGATGCGATCCGACTCACCGGCCAACTCGAGGGGATGATCATCGACCCCGTCTACGAGGGGAAGTCGATGGCCGGTCTGATCGACCTCGTCCGCACCGGCGACATCCCTCGAGACTCGAACGTGCTGTACGCGCACCTCGGCGGGCAGCCGGCGCTCAACGCGTACAGCGCGCTGTTCACGAACAGTGAGCCGCTGCCGGTGTGA
- a CDS encoding ABC transporter permease — translation MTTTATPTTTTNRVSRDFAKPAWRRVLFTPEAAIAGLLILVVAYSMATVRGFAQPITLNYLLLDVAPILLIALPMALIMITGEIDLSVGSMVGLASVVTGAGVHMGLPFEVAAIAALLVGMIGGALNGFLVTVIGLPSLAVTIGTLALFRGLAVGLLGTTAVTDFPEAWTALAKAKIAGTTIPYIMIPFLILLAIFVVVLHFTPFGRGIYAIGQSKDAARFSGVHIERTKFLLFMAAGLVAAFAGIFYTLRFGNARGDNATGLELQVIAAVVLGGVSVFGGRGQLYGVVAAVLLIGVLSSALRLANVTSDVINVITGTLLVVSVVSASVFAWLQKVRSRTGPPTSVAAPTAS, via the coding sequence ATGACCACCACGGCCACCCCGACCACGACCACCAATCGCGTGTCGCGCGACTTCGCCAAGCCGGCATGGCGGCGTGTGCTCTTCACTCCGGAAGCCGCCATCGCGGGGCTGCTGATCCTCGTCGTCGCCTACTCCATGGCGACCGTGCGCGGATTCGCTCAGCCCATCACCCTCAACTACCTGCTCCTCGACGTCGCACCGATCCTGCTGATCGCGTTGCCCATGGCCCTCATCATGATCACCGGCGAGATCGACCTGTCCGTCGGCAGCATGGTGGGCCTTGCGAGTGTCGTCACCGGCGCCGGCGTCCACATGGGGTTGCCCTTCGAGGTCGCCGCGATCGCCGCGCTCCTGGTCGGCATGATCGGTGGCGCGCTCAACGGCTTCCTCGTGACCGTGATCGGACTGCCGTCGCTCGCGGTGACGATCGGTACCCTCGCGCTGTTCCGCGGACTGGCGGTCGGGCTGCTCGGCACCACTGCGGTCACCGACTTCCCCGAAGCCTGGACGGCGCTCGCGAAGGCGAAGATCGCGGGGACGACGATCCCCTACATCATGATCCCGTTCCTGATCCTCCTGGCGATCTTCGTCGTCGTGCTGCACTTCACTCCGTTCGGTCGCGGCATCTACGCCATCGGACAGTCGAAGGATGCCGCCCGCTTCTCCGGCGTGCACATCGAGCGCACGAAGTTCCTGCTGTTCATGGCCGCGGGTCTCGTCGCCGCCTTCGCCGGGATCTTCTACACGCTCCGCTTCGGTAATGCGCGAGGAGACAACGCGACCGGGCTCGAACTGCAGGTGATCGCCGCGGTCGTCCTCGGCGGTGTCTCCGTCTTCGGGGGCCGAGGACAGCTCTACGGCGTCGTGGCCGCCGTCCTCCTGATCGGCGTCCTCTCCAGCGCGCTGCGCCTGGCCAACGTCACCTCCGACGTCATCAACGTCATCACCGGCACGCTGCTGGTGGTGTCCGTGGTCAGCGCGAGCGTGTTCGCCTGGCTCCAGAAGGTCCGAAGCAGAACAGGACCTCCCACCTCCGTCGCAGCACCCACAGCATCATGA
- a CDS encoding ferredoxin, which yields MSIAVQTGACVGAGQCALVAPDVFDQDDDGIVLLLEPDPQGADLDAATKAVRLCPARAISLTAA from the coding sequence ATGAGCATCGCAGTCCAGACCGGAGCATGCGTCGGCGCAGGACAGTGCGCCCTGGTCGCCCCCGACGTCTTCGACCAGGATGACGACGGGATCGTCCTGCTGCTCGAGCCGGACCCTCAGGGCGCCGATCTCGATGCGGCGACAAAGGCCGTCAGGCTCTGCCCCGCGCGCGCGATCAGCCTGACCGCGGCATGA
- the rhaS gene encoding rhamnose ABC transporter substrate-binding protein, whose translation MKFAHKRVAAVAAAFVAATLVLAGCADTGGSNGDSGDASGGDSENLAITFLPKSLGNPYFDTSSKGGLAAVDELGGDFSEVGPAESGPDTQVSYINTATQQGVGSLVVSANDPKAICDALNEARDAGVKVVTFDSDTNPECRDLFVNQATADGIAQVQVDLIAEQIGDEGEIAIVSSTANATNQNAWIDKMKELLEADHPNIELVEVVYGDDDEQISFDKTAAVLQSHPNLKGIVSPTTIGISAAARYLSTSDYKGKVALTGLGTPNQMREYIEDGTVTAFALWNPEDLGYLSAYAAAALITGEITGAEGDTFEAGKLGSYTVGADSTVLLGDPYVFDADNIGDFDF comes from the coding sequence ATGAAGTTTGCACACAAGCGTGTGGCCGCCGTGGCCGCTGCCTTCGTGGCAGCAACGCTGGTCCTGGCCGGCTGCGCCGACACCGGTGGCTCGAACGGCGACTCCGGTGACGCCTCCGGCGGCGACAGCGAGAACCTCGCGATCACCTTCCTGCCCAAGAGCCTCGGCAACCCGTACTTCGACACGTCCAGCAAGGGCGGCCTCGCCGCCGTCGACGAACTCGGCGGCGACTTCTCGGAAGTCGGCCCCGCGGAGTCGGGCCCTGACACCCAGGTGAGCTACATCAACACCGCGACCCAGCAGGGTGTCGGATCGCTCGTCGTCTCGGCGAACGACCCGAAGGCCATCTGCGATGCGCTCAACGAGGCCCGCGACGCCGGTGTGAAGGTCGTCACCTTCGACTCCGACACGAACCCGGAATGCCGCGACCTGTTCGTCAACCAGGCCACCGCGGACGGCATCGCCCAGGTGCAGGTCGATCTCATCGCCGAGCAGATCGGTGACGAGGGAGAGATCGCCATCGTCTCGTCCACGGCCAACGCCACGAACCAGAACGCCTGGATCGACAAGATGAAGGAGCTTCTGGAGGCGGACCACCCGAACATCGAGCTCGTCGAGGTCGTCTACGGCGATGACGACGAGCAGATCTCGTTCGACAAGACCGCAGCCGTGCTGCAGTCGCACCCGAACCTGAAGGGCATCGTCTCGCCGACCACGATCGGCATCTCGGCAGCTGCCCGTTACCTGTCCACCTCGGACTACAAGGGCAAGGTCGCTCTGACCGGTCTCGGCACGCCCAACCAGATGCGCGAGTACATCGAGGACGGCACGGTCACCGCGTTCGCGCTGTGGAACCCCGAGGACCTCGGCTACCTGTCGGCGTACGCCGCGGCTGCGCTGATCACCGGAGAGATCACCGGCGCAGAGGGCGACACCTTCGAGGCCGGAAAGCTCGGCTCGTACACGGTCGGCGCCGACTCGACGGTGCTGCTGGGCGACCCGTACGTGTTCGACGCGGACAACATCGGCGACTTCGACTTCTGA
- a CDS encoding cytochrome P450 has product MTIPAQCPFLARSLPGDGTPLTPSPQLAEWREAGAFVPLDFQDGHEGLVATRYDAAVAVLQDPRFSMRPSRMPVGPPAHGEEDKAESAAVPLEAPGELDAAGQASDDLNLLNLDGDVHSRLRRAVTARFSVRQARAREPWIRGMIAEQIQKLRERGPEADLWRDYGMPISARTHCHVIGIPEHHYETFVSLFVEESTAQQKYDFIRALLEERRDDPGEDVISDLLRNEDLSRVEIEALLRLLMGAGRDSVAYLIATASVAILTHPDQLAVLREDPERIRAAVEEFMRTGAMFVTLFARTATEDIEIEGTTIPSGTSVAVSPVAANRDPGHWGDDAESFDVSRDAFGHLGFGYGIHGCIGQQVARVEIREAIAALIESFPDIALIDADQLRPQPFAHPVAVYEAGTVSVRLEGAPTPA; this is encoded by the coding sequence ATGACGATCCCCGCCCAGTGCCCATTCCTCGCCCGCTCCCTCCCCGGCGACGGAACGCCACTGACACCCTCCCCTCAGCTCGCGGAGTGGCGCGAGGCCGGCGCCTTCGTGCCGCTGGACTTCCAGGACGGGCACGAGGGCCTCGTCGCGACCCGATACGACGCGGCCGTCGCGGTCCTACAGGACCCCCGCTTCAGCATGCGACCGTCCCGGATGCCGGTCGGCCCTCCCGCGCACGGCGAGGAGGACAAGGCCGAGAGCGCCGCCGTGCCGCTCGAGGCACCGGGTGAACTGGATGCCGCGGGTCAGGCATCCGACGATCTCAACCTGCTCAACCTCGACGGCGATGTGCACTCCCGGCTCCGTCGCGCCGTGACGGCCCGGTTCTCCGTGCGGCAGGCCCGCGCTCGCGAACCGTGGATCCGCGGGATGATCGCAGAGCAGATCCAGAAGCTGCGCGAGCGCGGCCCCGAGGCGGACCTGTGGCGCGACTACGGCATGCCGATCTCCGCGCGGACTCACTGCCACGTGATCGGCATCCCGGAGCACCACTACGAGACGTTCGTCTCGCTGTTCGTCGAAGAGTCCACGGCCCAGCAGAAGTACGACTTCATCCGCGCCCTGCTGGAGGAGCGTCGGGATGACCCGGGCGAGGATGTGATCTCCGATCTCCTCCGCAATGAGGACCTCAGCAGGGTCGAGATCGAGGCGCTCCTGCGGCTCCTCATGGGCGCGGGACGCGACTCCGTCGCGTATCTGATCGCCACCGCTTCGGTCGCCATCCTGACGCACCCCGATCAGCTCGCCGTGCTCCGCGAGGACCCGGAGAGGATCCGCGCCGCGGTCGAGGAGTTCATGCGCACCGGCGCGATGTTCGTCACGCTTTTCGCGCGCACGGCGACCGAGGACATCGAGATCGAGGGCACGACCATCCCGTCGGGAACCTCCGTCGCCGTCTCCCCCGTGGCTGCCAACCGCGACCCCGGTCATTGGGGCGACGACGCGGAGAGTTTCGACGTGTCGCGCGACGCCTTCGGTCACCTCGGCTTCGGCTACGGTATCCACGGCTGCATCGGTCAGCAGGTCGCCAGGGTGGAGATCCGTGAGGCCATCGCCGCACTCATCGAGTCCTTTCCCGACATCGCGCTCATCGACGCCGACCAGCTTCGGCCGCAGCCGTTCGCGCACCCCGTCGCCGTGTACGAGGCCGGCACGGTGTCGGTCCGCCTGGAGGGTGCTCCGACACCCGCGTGA
- a CDS encoding response regulator, which yields MTGAAPRVVVVDDQTLVRQGIRTLLELAGVDVVGEASDGAEAIRVCAELSPDVVLLDLRMPAYDGIWFLEQRAREGLHVPTLILTTFDDDALVIDALRAGAQGYLLKDVTVEQLSHAVASLADGGTLIGPSITDGLVRFIRSGPPPNGARGDIVEDLTDREIEVLRLVAEGYSNSQIAGLIHLAEGTVKNHISSVLAKLGARDRTNAVLRAIREGMLG from the coding sequence ATGACCGGCGCTGCTCCGCGTGTCGTTGTCGTCGACGACCAGACACTGGTCCGCCAGGGCATCCGTACGCTGCTCGAACTGGCGGGTGTCGATGTGGTCGGCGAGGCATCCGACGGGGCCGAGGCGATCCGCGTGTGCGCAGAGCTTTCCCCCGACGTGGTGCTGTTGGATCTTCGGATGCCGGCCTACGACGGCATCTGGTTCCTCGAGCAACGGGCTCGCGAGGGGCTGCACGTCCCCACCCTCATCCTCACGACCTTCGATGACGACGCCCTGGTGATCGACGCGTTGCGCGCCGGTGCGCAGGGATACCTTCTCAAGGACGTCACGGTCGAGCAGCTCTCCCACGCGGTGGCGTCGCTCGCCGACGGGGGAACGTTGATCGGCCCATCGATCACGGACGGTCTGGTGCGCTTCATCCGCTCCGGCCCGCCTCCCAACGGAGCAAGGGGCGACATCGTCGAAGACCTCACCGATCGTGAGATCGAGGTCCTGCGTCTGGTGGCCGAGGGCTATTCCAACAGCCAGATCGCCGGCCTCATCCACCTCGCGGAGGGAACCGTGAAGAACCACATCTCATCCGTCCTCGCGAAACTCGGTGCGCGCGACCGCACGAACGCCGTGTTGCGCGCCATCCGCGAAGGGATGCTGGGCTGA
- a CDS encoding creatininase family protein produces MSTKSAAAERLTPAQIEERLDHASVAYLPLGSLEFHGPHLPIGLDALTAHGICLAAAEQYGGIVLPPYYQAVGGEHTVYPWTLMSGAPDAIETLLGETLSRLSALGVRRAVLFSGHFADEQRDLVTRVAGSWNARDATMHAVARTLGQAPEPPVAPDHAGRFESLVLHALHPELVDVTTLPDARTHPAPAGEDPYGPDRHRPDHPLHGIFGADPRDLDIDTADPLFTHLVSWVAGLADEGRETTVSI; encoded by the coding sequence ATGAGCACAAAGAGCGCCGCCGCAGAGCGCCTCACTCCGGCGCAGATCGAAGAGCGCCTCGATCACGCGTCCGTCGCCTACCTGCCTCTCGGATCGTTGGAGTTCCACGGGCCGCACCTGCCGATCGGTCTCGACGCCCTCACCGCACACGGCATCTGCCTTGCCGCCGCCGAACAGTACGGGGGCATCGTGCTGCCTCCCTACTACCAGGCGGTCGGCGGCGAGCACACGGTGTACCCGTGGACGCTGATGAGCGGCGCGCCCGATGCGATCGAGACGCTTCTCGGGGAGACTCTGTCTCGCCTGAGCGCGCTCGGCGTCCGCCGCGCCGTGCTGTTCAGCGGCCACTTCGCCGATGAGCAGCGCGATCTCGTGACGCGCGTCGCCGGATCGTGGAACGCGCGGGACGCGACGATGCACGCGGTCGCCCGCACGCTGGGACAGGCGCCGGAACCTCCCGTGGCCCCCGACCACGCCGGACGTTTCGAATCACTCGTGCTCCACGCGCTGCACCCCGAGCTCGTCGATGTGACGACTCTGCCCGACGCCAGGACCCATCCGGCGCCGGCGGGCGAGGACCCGTACGGACCGGACCGGCACCGCCCGGACCACCCGCTCCACGGGATCTTCGGAGCGGACCCCCGCGACCTCGACATCGACACCGCGGATCCCCTGTTCACGCACCTCGTGTCGTGGGTGGCGGGTCTCGCCGACGAAGGCCGAGAGACGACAGTCTCGATCTGA
- a CDS encoding sensor histidine kinase, translating to MNRFPATVGVGHRAGRRADDLARYAILGLSLAVGVVTVISDELAVQGWLWSGVLVAWFLTTNLAVSRRPGRAVRLALYGCAVLASWALLLTVSSRGSLVVILLIAVAAIGSSLLPLPWVLAVVTANCVVVLVHAWSTGADALDGIGASIFYLVIHLAVVFTAYAMSREALLRAELEQKNVALEAASVLLEDSTAASERLRISRDLHDSIGHQLTVLNLELTAARHRLDADADLQREGPAVRAHVRRAGGVAKDLLTDVRTTVGELRAAGPVDLRRDLERLARAVPSLQIHVAVDEGIDAGEQTCAAVVRAAQEIITNTIKHAEATELELELVREEDRLVLRGANDGTIPAGITPGHGLTGLSERLALLGGELVIRTTDQFTVEARLPLDPERRAPR from the coding sequence ATGAACCGTTTCCCGGCCACCGTCGGCGTCGGTCACAGAGCGGGCCGGCGCGCCGACGATCTGGCCCGGTATGCGATTCTCGGGCTCAGTCTCGCCGTCGGCGTGGTGACCGTGATCTCGGACGAGCTCGCCGTGCAGGGGTGGCTGTGGAGCGGCGTCCTCGTGGCATGGTTCCTGACCACCAACCTCGCCGTGAGCCGGCGCCCCGGCCGCGCGGTGCGACTCGCGCTCTACGGGTGCGCCGTCCTCGCATCATGGGCGCTGCTGTTGACGGTGTCATCCCGAGGGAGTCTCGTCGTCATCCTGCTGATCGCTGTCGCCGCCATCGGCAGTTCACTGCTCCCGCTGCCGTGGGTGCTCGCCGTGGTGACGGCGAACTGCGTCGTCGTCCTCGTCCACGCATGGTCGACCGGCGCGGACGCTCTGGATGGCATCGGCGCGTCGATCTTCTATCTGGTGATCCACCTCGCCGTCGTCTTCACCGCCTATGCGATGTCGCGTGAGGCCCTGCTGCGCGCCGAGCTCGAGCAGAAGAACGTCGCGCTCGAGGCAGCCAGTGTTCTGCTGGAGGACTCGACCGCGGCATCCGAACGGTTGCGGATCTCCCGCGACCTGCACGATTCGATCGGGCACCAGCTCACGGTCCTCAACCTGGAGTTGACGGCCGCCCGGCATCGTCTCGACGCCGACGCCGACCTGCAGCGTGAGGGGCCGGCCGTCCGCGCGCACGTCCGACGTGCGGGCGGCGTGGCGAAGGATCTGCTCACCGACGTGCGCACGACGGTCGGCGAATTGCGTGCGGCTGGTCCCGTCGATCTCCGTCGGGACCTGGAACGCCTGGCGCGCGCTGTTCCGAGTCTGCAGATCCACGTCGCGGTCGACGAGGGCATCGATGCCGGCGAGCAGACCTGCGCCGCCGTCGTGCGTGCGGCGCAGGAGATCATCACCAACACCATCAAGCATGCCGAAGCCACGGAACTGGAACTGGAACTGGTACGGGAGGAGGATCGGTTGGTCCTCCGCGGGGCCAACGACGGCACGATCCCGGCCGGCATCACACCGGGGCACGGCCTCACCGGACTGTCGGAGCGTCTCGCCCTCCTCGGCGGGGAACTCGTCATCCGCACCACCGACCAGTTCACCGTCGAGGCCCGGCTGCCCCTGGACCCGGAGCGGCGGGCTCCACGATGA